The following are from one region of the Phormidium sp. PBR-2020 genome:
- a CDS encoding 4Fe-4S cluster-binding domain-containing protein, producing the protein MKPTLQIFRRQSPVQVLGPGQRAVIWVQGCPFACPGCIVPESWDARSGETVTLDELSQWILSQPDLEGITLSGGEPMLQAEALSQLIDHIRQQRDLGVMCYSGYRLETLQQQGSDAQQTLLQQIDLLVDGQYRQEEHDNLLWRGSRNQRLLLLTSRYRDVVEQQLTEGDCSAGLSFVSGTTGDVYFTGVPPMSDFRQQFEQEMQQRGIHIRV; encoded by the coding sequence ATGAAACCCACCCTGCAAATCTTCCGTCGCCAATCCCCCGTACAAGTCCTCGGTCCCGGACAACGAGCCGTTATCTGGGTTCAAGGCTGTCCCTTCGCCTGTCCCGGCTGCATTGTCCCCGAATCCTGGGACGCTCGCAGCGGCGAAACCGTAACCCTCGACGAACTCAGCCAGTGGATTCTCAGCCAACCAGACCTAGAAGGAATTACCCTCTCCGGCGGCGAACCCATGCTGCAAGCCGAAGCCTTAAGCCAACTCATTGACCATATCCGCCAACAGCGAGACCTGGGGGTGATGTGTTATAGCGGATATCGCCTAGAAACCCTCCAGCAGCAGGGAAGCGACGCACAACAGACGTTATTGCAACAAATTGACCTCCTCGTGGATGGACAATACCGCCAAGAGGAACATGACAATCTACTTTGGCGGGGGTCTCGAAATCAGCGGTTACTGTTACTCACATCCCGCTATCGAGACGTAGTTGAGCAACAGTTAACCGAGGGAGATTGTTCAGCCGGTTTGAGCTTTGTTTCGGGGACAACTGGGGACGTTTATTTTACAGGGGTTCCTCCGATGAGTGACTTTCGCCAACAGTTTGAACAGGAAATGCAACAACGGGGAATCCACATTCGGGTGTAA
- a CDS encoding GUN4 domain-containing protein has product MDRRFWKKMVGEQFNHKYHLVQFIDSGSFGGVFLANEVIADRVIRQVALKIFLVETSQLDLQIAELRLATRLKHPHLLDCFSSEVGFEDEEDEEEKYLGLAMEPATESLSQYLAKRETLPPQEVRNIIGQIASALVFLHSQNIVHRDLKPENILRVGEVWKLADFGISRVLTQGTSTKTTQQIGTPIYQPPESYQGEIRPGWDVWSLGILLQEMLTGTHPFTATTEQQLMMKVMTQEPEFPEDVSGEFLTILKGCFVKNPKERWTAQQVLNTLQASTSNISISATIPSPPPQSQIGTVPPPTTQKRANIKDLDLSSERPRINYYKLRDLLAAKRWEDADRETAARMFEVMGRAEEGWLRIEDIEQFPCKDLKIIDTLWVHYSQGEFGFSVQKKIWVECGSPTSYNDDWLRFCERVGWREGGEWISYRHRILQKGCQASLPTARGQVMGGGGGLGGIFSRAKTCKL; this is encoded by the coding sequence ATGGACAGACGTTTTTGGAAAAAAATGGTCGGAGAGCAATTTAATCACAAATATCACCTGGTTCAGTTCATCGACTCAGGAAGTTTTGGCGGCGTATTCCTCGCCAATGAAGTGATTGCTGACCGTGTTATTCGACAAGTAGCCCTGAAGATTTTTCTCGTGGAAACCTCTCAACTCGACCTACAAATTGCAGAATTGCGCCTCGCCACCCGCCTCAAACATCCTCATTTATTAGATTGTTTCAGTTCAGAAGTGGGGTTTGAGGACGAGGAAGACGAGGAGGAGAAATATTTGGGGTTGGCGATGGAACCCGCTACAGAATCCTTGAGCCAGTATTTAGCAAAACGGGAAACGTTACCGCCGCAGGAAGTTCGCAACATCATCGGTCAAATTGCCTCGGCGTTGGTGTTTCTCCATAGTCAAAATATTGTCCATCGCGACCTAAAACCGGAGAATATTTTACGGGTAGGTGAGGTGTGGAAATTAGCTGACTTTGGCATTTCTCGGGTGTTAACCCAAGGAACGTCCACAAAAACAACTCAGCAAATCGGAACACCCATCTATCAACCTCCAGAGTCTTATCAGGGTGAAATTCGTCCCGGATGGGATGTTTGGTCGTTGGGAATTTTACTTCAGGAGATGTTGACGGGGACACATCCCTTTACGGCGACAACTGAGCAGCAGTTAATGATGAAGGTGATGACCCAAGAACCGGAGTTTCCCGAGGATGTGTCGGGCGAGTTTTTAACAATTCTGAAGGGGTGTTTTGTGAAAAATCCCAAGGAACGCTGGACAGCTCAACAAGTCCTGAATACCTTGCAGGCTAGCACATCTAATATTTCAATTTCTGCAACGATTCCGAGTCCTCCTCCTCAATCTCAAATTGGAACAGTCCCGCCTCCTACTACTCAGAAAAGAGCGAACATTAAAGATTTAGACCTGTCTTCAGAACGTCCGAGAATTAACTATTATAAACTGCGGGATTTACTGGCGGCGAAGCGGTGGGAGGACGCTGACCGGGAAACGGCGGCGCGAATGTTTGAGGTGATGGGAAGAGCAGAGGAGGGATGGCTACGAATAGAAGATATCGAGCAGTTTCCCTGCAAGGATTTGAAGATTATCGATACGCTGTGGGTTCACTACAGCCAGGGTGAATTTGGCTTTAGCGTCCAGAAGAAAATTTGGGTCGAGTGTGGGAGTCCAACAAGTTATAATGATGACTGGTTGAGATTTTGCGAGCGAGTGGGGTGGCGTGAAGGAGGAGAGTGGATAAGTTACCGTCATCGCATATTGCAAAAAGGTTGTCAAGCGTCCCTCCCGACGGCTCGGGGTCAGGTGATGGGTGGTGGTGGCGGACTTGGAGGGATCTTCTCTCGCGCGAAGACTTGTAAACTGTAG
- a CDS encoding GUN4 domain-containing protein translates to MKPSIYTLEGVVIENKYHLQELLGAGGFGAVYLSDEVVRDRLLRQVAVKIFDNNDNRQLIELIEATRLDHPHLIRSHTAGEWLFHHKNEEIERLYLVMEQAEYSLQERLEKGELSQSQIQKMICEVASALDYLHRHHKVHCDLKPGNILWVNGCWKLSDFGLIHDLGNRSYAKTVNLIGSYAYMPPESYQGEIRPAWDVWSLGILLQEMLTGTHPFLATTIPQLMNQVMTQEPEFPEEVSGEFLTILKGCFAKNPKERWTAQQVLDAVQPRSSSFGYTLSSIADLDLSSERPGINYYKLRDLLAAKRWGDADRETAERMWEVMGRQEEKWLDESIDIEKFPCKDLKIIDTLWVHYSQGKFGFSVQKKIWEACGSPLSYNDDWERFGERVGWREGGEWMSYKDVYYSPKKASLPVSWVEGDRYDGWRFGRFACIHGFTCMYYIRNEL, encoded by the coding sequence GTGAAGCCATCTATCTATACACTAGAAGGAGTCGTGATTGAAAATAAATACCATCTCCAAGAACTCCTGGGAGCCGGAGGATTCGGTGCTGTCTATCTCAGCGATGAAGTGGTTCGAGACCGCCTTTTGCGACAGGTGGCTGTTAAAATTTTTGATAATAACGATAACCGACAACTTATTGAGTTGATAGAAGCCACCCGCCTCGACCATCCTCATCTGATTCGCTCCCATACGGCTGGGGAATGGCTATTTCATCATAAAAATGAGGAAATAGAGCGGTTGTATTTAGTGATGGAACAGGCAGAGTATTCCCTGCAAGAGCGACTCGAAAAAGGGGAACTCTCGCAATCACAAATCCAAAAAATGATTTGTGAAGTAGCCTCGGCTTTGGACTATCTTCACCGTCATCATAAAGTCCATTGTGACCTGAAACCAGGAAACATTCTCTGGGTCAATGGGTGTTGGAAACTCTCGGACTTTGGCTTAATTCATGATTTAGGAAATCGGAGTTACGCTAAAACGGTTAATCTTATAGGAAGCTATGCCTATATGCCCCCAGAATCTTATCAAGGTGAAATTCGTCCAGCCTGGGATGTCTGGTCTCTGGGAATTTTACTGCAAGAGATGCTGACCGGGACACATCCATTTCTAGCGACAACTATACCGCAGTTGATGAATCAGGTGATGACGCAAGAACCGGAGTTTCCCGAGGAGGTGTCGGGCGAGTTTTTGACAATTCTCAAGGGATGTTTTGCGAAAAATCCCAAGGAACGCTGGACGGCTCAACAAGTTCTGGATGCAGTTCAACCGCGTTCGTCGAGCTTTGGGTACACTTTATCGAGCATTGCAGATTTAGACCTGTCTTCAGAACGTCCGGGAATTAACTATTATAAACTGCGGGATTTACTGGCGGCGAAGCGGTGGGGAGACGCTGACCGGGAAACGGCGGAGCGAATGTGGGAAGTGATGGGGCGACAAGAAGAGAAATGGTTGGACGAATCGATTGATATTGAAAAGTTTCCCTGCAAGGATTTGAAGATTATCGATACGCTGTGGGTTCACTACAGCCAAGGAAAATTTGGCTTCAGCGTCCAGAAGAAAATATGGGAGGCGTGTGGGAGTCCGCTAAGTTATAATGATGACTGGGAAAGATTCGGTGAGCGAGTGGGGTGGCGTGAAGGAGGAGAGTGGATGAGTTATAAAGATGTGTATTATAGCCCGAAAAAAGCATCTCTCCCGGTTTCTTGGGTGGAGGGTGACCGGTATGACGGATGGAGGTTTGGTCGGTTTGCTTGCATTCATGGGTTTACATGTATGTATTATATTCGCAACGAATTGTAA
- a CDS encoding GUN4 domain-containing protein, translating into MDRRFWKKMVGEQFNHKYHLVQFIDSGSFGGVFLANEVIADRVIRQVALKIFLVETSQLDLQIAELRLATRLKHPHLLDCYSSEVGFEDEEDEEEKYLGLAMEPATESLSQYLAKRETLPPQEVRNIIGQIASALVFLHSQNIVHRDLKPGNILRVGEVWKVADFGISRVLTQGTSTKTTQQIGTPVYQPPESYQGEIRPGWDVWSLGILLQEMLTGTHPFSANTITGPQLMMKVMMQEPEFPEGLSDEFLTIVKGCLVKNPKERWTAQQVLDAVQPRQETLPSIDQLDLSSKRAGINYYKLRDLLAAKCWGDADQETAERMCEVMGRAEEGWLRVEDIEQFPCKDLKIIDTLWVHYSQGEFGFSVQKKIWIECGSPTSYNDDWFRFCDRVGWSEGGEFLSYHRIIKKVGHASLPCLADEGLVGLVGLFSRATETLASIDQLDLSSERPGINYYELRVLLAAKKWEKADQETAKRMFEVMGRAKDRWLRPEDIERFPCKDLKIIDKLWVHYSQGEFGFSVQNEIWVECGSPKRYNDDWKRFGERVGWREGGEWISYKRIEKSKAGSLPVLGWRGGWEFERSFIWGSGCACFSSLAQRLAFCIK; encoded by the coding sequence ATGGACAGACGTTTTTGGAAAAAAATGGTCGGAGAGCAATTCAATCACAAATATCACCTCGTCCAGTTCATCGACTCAGGAAGTTTTGGCGGCGTATTCCTCGCCAATGAAGTGATTGCTGACCGTGTTATTCGACAAGTAGCCCTGAAGATTTTCCTCGTGGAAACCTCTCAACTCGACCTACAAATTGCAGAATTGCGCCTCGCCACCCGCCTCAAACATCCTCATTTATTAGATTGTTACAGTTCAGAAGTGGGGTTTGAGGACGAGGAAGACGAGGAGGAGAAATATTTGGGGTTGGCGATGGAACCCGCTACGGAATCCTTGAGCCAGTATTTAGCAAAACGGGAGACGTTACCGCCGCAGGAAGTTCGCAACATCATCGGTCAAATTGCTTCGGCGTTGGTGTTTCTCCACAGTCAAAATATTGTCCATCGTGACCTCAAACCTGGGAATATTTTACGGGTAGGCGAAGTGTGGAAAGTGGCTGACTTTGGCATTTCTCGGGTGTTAACCCAAGGAACGTCCACAAAAACAACTCAGCAAATCGGAACTCCCGTCTATCAACCGCCAGAGTCTTATCAAGGTGAAATTCGTCCCGGATGGGATGTTTGGTCATTGGGAATTCTGCTTCAGGAGATGTTGACGGGGACACATCCATTTTCGGCGAATACCATCACCGGACCACAGTTAATGATGAAGGTGATGATGCAGGAACCCGAGTTTCCTGAAGGGTTATCGGATGAGTTTTTGACCATTGTTAAAGGGTGTTTAGTGAAAAATCCCAAGGAACGCTGGACGGCTCAACAAGTTCTGGATGCGGTTCAACCGCGTCAGGAAACTTTACCCAGTATTGACCAGTTAGATTTGTCTTCAAAACGTGCTGGAATTAACTATTATAAACTCCGGGATTTACTGGCGGCGAAGTGTTGGGGAGACGCTGACCAGGAAACGGCGGAGCGAATGTGTGAGGTGATGGGACGAGCAGAGGAGGGATGGTTACGAGTAGAAGATATTGAGCAGTTTCCTTGCAAGGATTTGAAGATTATTGATACGCTGTGGGTTCACTACAGCCAGGGTGAATTTGGCTTTAGCGTCCAGAAGAAAATTTGGATTGAATGCGGGAGTCCGACAAGTTATAATGATGACTGGTTTAGATTTTGCGATCGAGTGGGGTGGAGTGAAGGAGGAGAGTTTTTGAGTTACCATCGTATTATAAAAAAAGTTGGTCATGCGTCCCTCCCTTGTTTGGCGGATGAGGGGTTGGTGGGGTTGGTGGGCCTCTTCTCTCGCGCAACGGAAACTTTAGCCAGTATTGACCAGTTAGATTTGTCTTCTGAACGTCCGGGAATTAACTATTATGAACTCCGGGTTTTACTGGCGGCGAAGAAGTGGGAAAAGGCTGACCAGGAAACGGCTAAGCGAATGTTTGAGGTGATGGGACGAGCCAAGGATAGATGGCTACGACCTGAAGATATTGAGCGTTTTCCCTGCAAGGATTTGAAGATTATCGATAAGCTGTGGGTTCACTACAGCCAGGGTGAATTTGGCTTCAGCGTGCAGAATGAAATTTGGGTCGAGTGTGGGAGTCCGAAACGTTATAATGATGACTGGAAAAGATTCGGTGAGCGAGTGGGGTGGCGTGAAGGAGGAGAGTGGATAAGCTATAAACGAATAGAAAAAAGTAAAGCTGGGTCTCTCCCCGTTCTGGGTTGGAGGGGAGGGTGGGAGTTTGAAAGGAGTTTTATTTGGGGGAGTGGTTGTGCGTGTTTCTCTTCTCTCGCGCAAAGACTTGCATTTTGTATAAAATAA
- a CDS encoding protein kinase, translating into MNQFLMMFKMLEGAVIDNKYHLRELLGAGGFGAVFLADEVVRDNLLRQVAVKIIPDNDNQQLIELMEATRLDHPYLIRSHTAGESGFNNISLLYLVMEQADYSLQERLEQGKLSVSETQTLIREVAAGLDYLHRQNKVHRDLKPGNVLWSNGCWKLSDFGLIRNLGNQSYAQTSNPIGTIAYMPPEAWDDKHRISKAWDIWSLGIMIVNVVTGKIPYQFQGQTQLLKQVMNCNLNLPPVPSELQEIVQGCLQQNRRKRWTAQQVLDAVQPRSSSFGYTLSSIADLDLSSERAGINYYKLRDLLAAKRWGDADRETAERMCEVMGRADEGWLRAEDIERFPCKDLKIIDTLWVHYSQGKFGFSVQKKIWIECGSPTSGVNVSF; encoded by the coding sequence ATGAACCAATTCCTAATGATGTTTAAAATGCTCGAAGGAGCCGTTATTGACAACAAATACCATCTGCGAGAACTCCTGGGCGCCGGAGGATTCGGCGCCGTCTTCCTCGCCGATGAAGTCGTTCGCGATAACTTACTGCGACAGGTGGCCGTTAAAATCATTCCCGATAACGACAACCAACAACTCATCGAGTTGATGGAAGCCACTCGCCTCGACCATCCTTATCTAATTCGCTCCCATACCGCCGGTGAATCCGGGTTTAATAACATCTCACTGTTGTATTTAGTCATGGAACAGGCCGACTATTCCCTACAAGAGCGACTCGAACAAGGGAAACTCTCCGTCAGCGAAACTCAAACGTTGATTCGTGAAGTGGCGGCGGGGTTGGACTATCTCCACCGTCAGAATAAAGTGCATCGCGACCTGAAACCAGGCAACGTTCTCTGGTCTAATGGGTGTTGGAAACTCTCGGACTTTGGCTTAATTCGTAACCTAGGAAACCAGAGTTATGCCCAAACCTCAAATCCTATCGGAACCATTGCCTATATGCCGCCAGAAGCCTGGGATGACAAGCATCGAATTTCCAAAGCCTGGGATATTTGGTCATTGGGAATTATGATTGTCAATGTGGTAACGGGGAAAATTCCCTATCAGTTCCAGGGACAAACGCAACTGCTCAAGCAGGTGATGAATTGTAACCTCAACTTACCGCCAGTTCCCTCAGAGTTGCAGGAAATTGTGCAGGGATGTTTGCAGCAGAATCGACGCAAACGCTGGACGGCTCAACAAGTTCTGGATGCGGTTCAACCGCGTTCGTCGAGCTTTGGGTACACTTTATCGAGCATTGCAGATTTAGACCTATCTTCAGAACGTGCTGGAATTAACTATTATAAACTCCGGGATTTACTGGCGGCGAAGCGGTGGGGGGACGCTGACCGGGAAACGGCGGAGCGAATGTGTGAGGTGATGGGACGAGCAGATGAGGGATGGTTACGAGCAGAAGATATCGAGCGGTTTCCTTGCAAGGATTTGAAGATTATCGATACGCTGTGGGTTCACTACAGCCAGGGGAAATTTGGCTTTAGCGTCCAGAAGAAAATTTGGATTGAATGCGGGAGTCCGACAAGTGGCGTGAATGTGAGTTTTTGA
- a CDS encoding transposase, which translates to MSRPPRDLQPNYCYHVTTRCNNREFRLTRFECRELLLFAIEKCRQKYGFRLYGLCVMSNHVHYLIEPQQPEELPKIMHWLNWYTAMCFNRMLNRTGHFWEKRYHSTGFPKTDKRRALNTLRYIHGNPKAARLQPGWFWDFSNYGSYDRLTNDGITEWHPAFLSLGATLEHCAAAYRKFCRNYRPQPKSTRKSHWGRRKLAQLKEKLKARKSTPGQMSLWEEWELPADEIQAVAKQFVLANCFNPAWAASLFPD; encoded by the coding sequence ATGTCACGCCCACCTCGCGATTTACAGCCCAATTACTGCTACCACGTCACCACACGATGCAACAATCGCGAATTTCGCCTGACGCGATTTGAATGTCGCGAACTGCTATTGTTTGCCATCGAGAAATGCCGCCAGAAATATGGGTTTCGGCTCTATGGCTTATGTGTGATGAGCAATCATGTTCACTATCTCATTGAACCGCAACAGCCCGAGGAGTTACCGAAAATTATGCACTGGCTGAATTGGTATACGGCCATGTGCTTTAACCGAATGTTGAACCGGACGGGGCATTTTTGGGAAAAACGCTATCACAGTACAGGGTTCCCGAAGACGGATAAGCGGCGGGCGTTGAACACGCTACGCTACATTCACGGCAACCCGAAGGCTGCCCGGTTACAACCGGGGTGGTTTTGGGATTTTAGCAATTATGGCAGTTACGACCGCCTGACGAACGACGGTATCACCGAATGGCATCCGGCGTTTCTAAGTTTGGGGGCAACCCTGGAACACTGTGCGGCGGCCTATCGGAAGTTTTGTCGGAACTATCGCCCCCAGCCGAAATCGACTCGGAAGAGTCACTGGGGACGTCGCAAGTTGGCCCAACTCAAGGAGAAACTCAAAGCTCGTAAATCCACGCCGGGCCAGATGAGTTTATGGGAGGAGTGGGAACTTCCGGCGGATGAGATTCAAGCGGTGGCAAAGCAATTTGTGTTAGCGAACTGCTTTAATCCCGCTTGGGCGGCTTCGTTATTTCCCGATTGA
- a CDS encoding AAA family ATPase, whose product MTISPISTRWLREFETQLQRRRHVLLYGNIHDPLIWRGAYLSVPDFLRAYFQDLDFDLTLRYDSIDGFSFPNPDQQQRFHDLGQQQFQRRHPAPVAAPPANGAPARANPGAVLQQRLGNAALPQRLPPEEAFAQIRSLLRQTDQSLAAAVDLADMLTADPNHYGPEERNPLILLQRCTLEASILPDGPLQGYRNTLVLLASDLKRVPVWFYTHNPHLSLVQVTSPNKAERQYFIQRFGSHFYGGQDLPSQSPDGTSPSPLDLVAEEFAELTDGFQTMDLEALRLTSVQQRLPLNRREVMRLVDFYKFGQREEPFEQLSREKVAGATGELSQAVMGQPRAITAVTDMLTTAKVGISLNQVNGRNSKPKGIFFFVGPTGVGKTELAKSLSRLIFGDEEAFARFDMSEYKEEHAAEKLAGSPPGFVGYEEGGQLTNRVLERPYSILLFDEIEKAHPLVLDKFLQILEDGRLTDGKGRTAYFNQTVIIFTSNIGASDLTDAQTGALLRSGIMTEVQRQGTELFSYEQVNQHFREEVRWYFSTRIGRTELLNRLGDNIVVFDLLRPQFVSQIGGKFLGQLRDSAVQKYGLQLQFEESVMRVLTAQMQEGDNLLFGGRRVKTLLESWLERPLNRWLFEEFGDLSGLRGCQLRVGLLESGELRVLRVD is encoded by the coding sequence ATGACTATCTCCCCCATCTCCACCCGTTGGCTGCGTGAATTCGAGACACAACTCCAGCGTCGCCGCCATGTTCTCTTATATGGCAACATTCATGACCCCCTGATTTGGCGGGGGGCCTATCTCTCCGTTCCTGACTTCCTCAGGGCCTACTTCCAAGACCTGGACTTTGACCTGACCCTCCGCTACGACAGCATCGACGGCTTCAGTTTCCCCAACCCCGACCAGCAACAACGGTTCCACGACTTGGGGCAACAACAGTTTCAACGCCGTCACCCAGCCCCTGTGGCCGCTCCCCCAGCCAACGGCGCACCTGCCCGAGCCAACCCCGGCGCGGTTTTGCAACAGCGACTGGGCAACGCCGCCCTGCCCCAGCGCCTGCCCCCAGAGGAGGCCTTTGCCCAAATCCGCAGCCTGCTGCGACAAACGGACCAATCCCTAGCGGCGGCAGTTGACTTAGCCGATATGCTCACCGCTGACCCGAACCACTACGGACCGGAGGAACGCAACCCCTTAATTCTCCTGCAACGCTGTACCCTAGAGGCCAGCATCCTGCCTGACGGTCCTCTCCAGGGCTATCGCAATACTCTGGTGCTTCTCGCCAGTGATTTGAAACGGGTTCCGGTGTGGTTCTATACCCACAATCCCCATCTCTCCTTAGTTCAAGTCACCTCCCCCAATAAAGCCGAACGCCAGTATTTTATCCAACGCTTCGGCAGCCATTTTTACGGTGGCCAAGACCTGCCATCCCAATCCCCCGATGGCACGTCTCCCTCACCACTCGACTTAGTGGCGGAGGAATTTGCTGAGTTAACCGATGGCTTCCAGACCATGGATTTAGAAGCCTTGCGGCTGACTTCTGTACAACAGCGTCTGCCCCTGAATCGCCGGGAGGTGATGCGGTTGGTGGATTTCTATAAGTTCGGACAGCGTGAGGAACCCTTTGAACAACTCAGCCGTGAGAAAGTCGCTGGGGCAACTGGGGAGTTATCCCAGGCGGTGATGGGACAACCTCGGGCCATTACGGCGGTGACAGATATGTTGACAACTGCCAAGGTGGGCATTAGTCTCAATCAGGTCAATGGGCGCAATAGTAAGCCCAAGGGTATCTTTTTCTTTGTCGGTCCGACGGGGGTGGGCAAAACGGAGTTAGCGAAGTCCCTGAGTCGTTTGATTTTTGGGGATGAGGAGGCGTTTGCTCGCTTTGATATGAGTGAGTATAAGGAGGAACACGCAGCAGAAAAGTTAGCGGGGTCGCCGCCGGGATTTGTGGGCTATGAGGAGGGGGGACAATTGACGAATCGGGTTTTGGAACGTCCCTATAGTATTTTGCTGTTTGATGAGATTGAAAAGGCCCATCCTCTGGTGTTGGATAAGTTCTTACAAATTTTGGAGGATGGTCGGTTAACGGATGGCAAGGGACGGACGGCTTATTTCAATCAGACGGTGATTATTTTTACCAGTAATATTGGGGCTTCGGATTTAACGGATGCTCAAACTGGGGCGTTGCTGCGGTCAGGAATTATGACGGAGGTGCAACGGCAAGGAACGGAGTTGTTCAGTTATGAGCAAGTGAATCAGCATTTCCGGGAGGAGGTGCGTTGGTATTTTTCGACCCGGATTGGTCGGACGGAGTTGTTGAATCGTCTTGGGGATAATATTGTGGTTTTTGATTTGTTGCGTCCGCAGTTTGTGAGTCAAATTGGCGGTAAGTTTTTGGGACAGTTACGGGATTCGGCGGTGCAGAAATATGGCTTACAGTTGCAGTTTGAGGAGTCGGTGATGCGGGTATTGACGGCACAAATGCAGGAGGGGGATAATTTGTTGTTTGGGGGACGACGGGTGAAAACGCTGTTGGAGTCTTGGCTGGAACGTCCGCTGAATCGTTGGCTGTTTGAGGAGTTTGGGGATTTGTCGGGGTTACGGGGTTGTCAGTTGAGGGTGGGGTTGCTCGAATCTGGGGAGTTGCGGGTGTTGAGAGTGGATTGA
- a CDS encoding DUF4276 family protein has protein sequence MVIWLFAGGGPPEYSGLVKLLQKSFPDYQFERQLPQLAQKPIGKPQRFPQPNPPTPKIRSTTGRDLLKAISERLSFLLTRNSLEERLTKNTLCDAILVIDDLDCRRWENSVCHDINFPGFKKLRSSYHQQVYESLSSTQEELDEGMKHRLKQVGFNPKIIIGFASPEIESWIIADWGNCQHRDFPNHQWIRMRKWLRDEAEVDFSNPEPYGGFNPETGVCQVKLSEQIVEASTQAQQSQNSEQLCRYNKARHSSELLETLSCQRVQRKCPIFRAMYQSLQSLSHSE, from the coding sequence ATGGTAATCTGGCTATTTGCAGGAGGCGGTCCCCCTGAATATAGTGGATTGGTCAAACTTCTCCAAAAAAGTTTTCCTGACTATCAGTTTGAGCGCCAACTTCCTCAACTGGCTCAAAAACCCATCGGTAAACCTCAACGCTTTCCTCAACCGAACCCTCCGACGCCCAAAATTCGTTCAACCACGGGGCGAGATTTACTTAAAGCCATTTCAGAACGGTTATCATTTCTCTTAACTCGAAACTCTCTTGAAGAACGGTTGACAAAAAACACATTATGTGATGCCATTCTAGTGATTGATGATTTAGATTGTCGGCGCTGGGAGAATTCAGTCTGCCATGACATCAACTTCCCAGGATTTAAGAAACTCCGTAGTTCTTATCATCAGCAAGTATATGAAAGTTTGTCTTCTACCCAAGAAGAATTAGACGAGGGTATGAAGCATCGACTCAAGCAAGTTGGATTTAATCCTAAAATTATCATCGGCTTTGCCTCCCCAGAAATTGAATCTTGGATTATTGCTGATTGGGGAAACTGTCAGCACCGGGACTTCCCCAATCATCAATGGATTCGGATGCGAAAGTGGTTACGAGATGAGGCTGAGGTGGACTTTAGCAATCCAGAACCCTACGGGGGGTTTAACCCTGAGACTGGCGTTTGTCAGGTGAAGCTATCGGAACAAATCGTTGAAGCCTCAACTCAAGCACAACAGTCTCAGAACTCAGAACAACTCTGTCGATATAATAAAGCACGACATTCATCAGAACTTCTCGAAACTCTGTCTTGTCAGAGAGTTCAAAGAAAATGCCCAATTTTCCGAGCCATGTATCAATCTCTACAAAGTTTAAGTCATTCTGAGTAG